The nucleotide sequence GTGTCTCCGGCGGCCAAAATGATGGGCGTGCCGTATTTTTGTTTATAATAATGAGCCATCTTTCCTATTGAAGTTGTTTTGCCGACTCCGTTTACCCCTAAGACAAGATAAATAGAAACCTTGTCTTTCTCCGGAATTAAAGAAGTTACCTTTACATAGGGTAATAAAATATTATAAAGACCGTTTAAAACATCATCTTCAGAAACAAGCTTGTCCTTTTTACATAACTCTCTTAAAGAAGCTTCTATTTCAAGGGCCGTCTTCGCACCTATATCTCCTTCTATCAGAGTATCGGTTAAATCTTCAAAAAAAGATTCTTCCGGTCCCTTATATAAACCGAATAGTTTTTTTAATCCGGCAGCAAAACTTTTATTCTTCATTTTTATTCTCCTCATCTTTAATAATAGGTTTATCCCCGATAGGTTTATCAACCTTGACATCTTGATAAACAGGGTCCGAGTAATTAGGTTTTATTTTCCGAGGTAAGGCTCTATCTGCCTTTACCAGATAGATTATCAACTGTACAAAATAATTAATACCCAAAGCAATCGTAATCCCCTGGAAAACATTTTGAGTTATTCCCAGTCTGTTTATACGGTCAATCTCGGATTGTGTATAAGGAAGTTTACCGCTTTTAAAAGCGTATACTTGATCATCTACTTTAGAATTTAAAATCATCGTTATAGGCAGGCTTATGTACAAAGCTCCTAAAGACCAATATAAAATTTTTCGTTGAGTCTCTATCGAATCTTTTACATTTTTTTTGTTTAACTTTATAATCATATTCTGAACATTTTGAGGAGAAAAAGTGTTATTCTTCGGCTCAAGAACACCGAAAGTATGTACACCATTTTCCTCAAATTCAAAAATAGACTTCATCTTAGGTATAGTTATAATTCCGGGAATACGAATAGAGTATTGGGATTTAAAAAATAAATTGGGAGAAGCACTTTTAAGATTAAAACCGATTGCCATAGATTCTTCTTTTTTTAAATTGATTTTTAAGGTATAGGCATCCTTATTTTTTAATTCCAGTTTTTTTGTTTCTTCAACATAATCTTGAGCAGAAGCTCCTATTTGATAAAATCCTTCACGCAGCGTTATGGGTTTTGAAAAATCCCGTATCAACTCACCGTCAATATAAACCTTTGCATTTTTAGGAGTAACATCAAAAAATACCTTTACCTCTTTTGTATTTTGAATAATCGTGTATATTTGACGCACCATCATTTCTACGACTTTTTCAACATCATCATATCTTCCGGCCCCTGAAAATTCGTGAATCTTCATTCCGGGAATACCCATATCCAAATAAGCGGTTATAACCATATAGCCCGAAATATCTTTTACCGAGCCGTAAATAAGAGCCGATATATTTTCTTTTTTTAAGTTTTCGCCTAGGTCGGCATTTTCAGACATCGTATATAAAGATTCTCCGTACTTCCATAAGTTTATATTTTTAGGATGACTTGAGCTAAAAAAACGGGTTTCTTCAATTTTGATATCTATATCGGCCTCATAAATACTTTTTTCTTTTTTAAAAATTTCTTCCGTAAGTTTTTTCTCTTTTTCGTCTTTTATTTTTTTGTCTTCAACCGATAAAAAAAGCTCATCCCTTTCTTTTATAAGTTTTGCCCTTTCCTTTATAAGCCTCAGCTTTTTATTTGAAGCTTCCATCACAGCCCTCATTTTTTTTTCTTCAAAGGGGACTATTCTTTTTGCTCCGGTATCCATGTAGATTAAAAACATTTCAGGCACTATCGTTTTATAACTTTGATAAGAGGAAGGAAGCCCCTCCGTTTTAAATTCCGAAACGGCAATAGTCCAATAGGAATTTTCATCTTCATTCTTTTGTGAAAATAAAAAACAAGCTATAAAAAAAAATACGGATAAAAAAATAAGTTTTTTCAATTTGAAGGAGAACCTCATAAGCAGATTGTAACTCCTTTTTCCGTAAATGGGCATAATAAAAAATCCGAGGCGCCGCAGATAAGAGCTTTTTCTGCAAGACCTTCATCCCCGATAGAAGAAATAACAACAAATTGAGTATGAGGGCTTTTTTTTCTAAAAGAAGCCGTATCCGTAAAAAGGTTTGAATCAAAAAAAACGAGGCGGACATCTTCATTTGTTAATGTATGCAAAAGCAAAGATTGAGGCAAAATCTTAATTGTTTCGTTTACATGAGAAAGACATATTGCTCTTATATCGGCTGCCAAAAATTCGGATTTGCATACAATACATATCATAGAGCATCGTCCTCATCAATACTCATATCTTCAATCTTCGTATTTAAAAAGCTGTTGATAAATTCGTCTATTTCTCCATCCATTACAGCCTGAATGTTTCCCGTTTCATACTTTGTCCTGTGATCTTTTACCATTGTATAAGGCTGAAAAACATAGGACCTTATCTGATTGCCCCAAGAAATACCTTTTTTTTCGGCTGCAAACTTCATGTTCTCTTTTTCTTTTTGTTCTTCATAATAATTATAAAGCCTTGATTTTAGAACATTCATAGCCGTAGCCCTATTACTGATTTGGCTCCTTTGAGTTTGGCAGGCTACAACTATTCCGGTTGGAATATGGGTAATACGTACGGCCGAGTCGGTTTTGTTTACGTGCTGGCCTCCGGCCCCTCCGGCTCGGTATGTGTCGATACGCAAGTCTTCGGGCCTTATATCGACTTCTATCGTATCGTCAAGAACAGGAAAAGCAAAAACAGATGTAAAAGATGTATGCCTCCTGCCGTTGGAATCAAAGGGGCTGATACGCACAAGCCTATGAATCCCCGTTTCGCTTTTTAAAAGACCGAAGGCAAACTCGCCTGAAATCTGAAATGTTGCAGATTTAATTCCGCCCTCGGCTTCAACAACGTCTATGGTTTCCGTTTTAAAGCCTCTGGACTCGCACCAGCGCAAATACATACGCACCAGCATACCGGCCCAATCGCAGGCCTCAGTTCCCCCTGCCCCTGCATGGACTGTAAGATAGGCATCGTTTTTATCCACCTCGCCTGAAAGCAAGCTCAAGATACTTAATTTTTTATATTTTTCGTAAACTGAGTTATAATTTGAGCCGATTTCTTCAGACAGTTCTTCATTGCCGGATTCTTCAGAAAGCTCCATCAAAACTTCCAAATCGGAAACTTCATCCATTAGCTCCTGCCAAGGATAAATTC is from Treponema denticola and encodes:
- a CDS encoding response regulator transcription factor — encoded protein: MICIVCKSEFLAADIRAICLSHVNETIKILPQSLLLHTLTNEDVRLVFFDSNLFTDTASFRKKSPHTQFVVISSIGDEGLAEKALICGASDFLLCPFTEKGVTICL
- the prfB gene encoding peptide chain release factor 2 (programmed frameshift) codes for the protein MEDYRSNLEALKNDISNIWGRLDPEAVKTKIAEKEAITLAPDFWNDSKKAEKIMGEIKALKNRIYPWQELMDEVSDLEVLMELSEESGNEELSEEIGSNYNSVYEKYKKLSILSLLSGEVDKNDAYLTVHAGAGGTEACDWAGMLVRMYLRWCESRGFKTETIDVVEAEGGIKSATFQISGEFAFGLLKSETGIHRLVRISPFDSNGRRHTSFTSVFAFPVLDDTIEVDIRPEDLRIDTYRAGGAGGQHVNKTDSAVRITHIPTGIVVACQTQRSQISNRATAMNVLKSRLYNYYEEQKEKENMKFAAEKKGISWGNQIRSYVFQPYTMVKDHRTKYETGNIQAVMDGEIDEFINSFLNTKIEDMSIDEDDAL